The sequence below is a genomic window from Selenomonas ruminantium subsp. lactilytica TAM6421.
TGCGTATGCATAAGAAAGCTCCCGCTTTACTTCAGGTTATAGTTATACTACTAGCTATATGACAGGGTCCCCTTATGCGCATCGCAGTACGCATTTTAAAAAGGCAATGTATTCGTTTGTCCTTGAGCAGCTCTCGTCTGCTTTGTTAACATTATAGCCTGCCTGTCACTTAAATGCAACCCTTGTAAGCAATTTATTGTATTTTTTATTGGACTTTTTTTCTTAGATTTACCCTGACATCGTAGAAAGTACTGCCTTCCGCCTTATCGGTTGTCCGCTGATGCGTCAGCAGATTCGTATTGCCGGCAGCTGTATGCTGCCGCCACCAGACACCTTCGCTGACCACAGTCCCCGTTTGCACCCGCGCGGACAGCTTGACGGTAAATTCCGCCTGTCCCTGCGTATTTTCTGCCATGACCGCGTCGCCATCCTGAAGGTGCAACCGCTGGCCATCTGCAGGGTTCAGCAGCAACACCATGATATTGCCCTTGGTCAGTTCCTCGCGTTCATTGAAGGAACTGTCCAATATCCGGGGATCGGGACTGTTGATCAGGATAAACTCTTCCTTATCTTTTGCCAGATGCGGCGGCAGATAATCCGGCAGCTGCCTATCCAGCGACGGATTCAGGATTTCAATCTTCCCCGAAGGGGTTTTGAAATCCAGCTTGTAATTCTCGGGCAGGGGCAATTCCACCGGTTCTCCCTGGGCCAGGCTCTCTTTATCCACAGGCAGTGGCCAGGACTTATCCGTGCTGGCGATAAACCTTTCAACCAGTTCTGTCTCACTCTGCCGGAAGAATTCGTCATCCAGCCCCATAGCTTCAGCCAATAACTGCATCACCTGCCAATTGGATCTGCTTTCCCCCACCGACGGGATGAGCTGCTTCCCACGCTGGATCACATACTGGCCATAGGAATAGTAAATATCCTCATGCTCCAAAGATGTGGTAGCCGGCAGCACAATATCTGCATAAAGGGCTGTATCCGTCATAAAGCGCTCATGCACCACGGTAAACAAGTCGTCCCGCTTAAGTCCTGCCAATACCTTATTCTGATCCGGTGCCGTACAGGCAGGATTGGAGGAATAGACAAACAGGCTTTTGACCGGTGGCTGCAACGTGCTATCCGTCAGCACATCCCCCAGCTTGATCATATTGATATGACGGACGCCTTTCTTTTCCATATCCGGGCGGCGGATGATATCCTTGTCAAAGGCATGGCTGCCGGAAGACGAGGTCAGCAGGCCGCCGCCCGCTTTGGCATAAGCCCCCACCACAGCCGGCAGACAGGTGATGAGCCGGGAGGTCATCGCCCCATTGCCATAGCGGGACTGGCCGCTGCCCAAGCGAATAAAGGGTGCTCTGGCCGCAGCAAAGGCCCGGGCAAAGCTTTCGATGACCTGAACCGACAATCCTGTGATTTCCGCTGCCTTCTCAGGCGGATACTGAGGCAGGATCTGCGCCTGCAGTTCCTCCCAGCCCTGCACATATTGATGAATAAACGCTTCATCCACCAGCTTTTCCCGGGCCAGCACATGCAGCACCCCCAAAGCCAGAGCACCATCTGAGCCAGGCTTCAC
It includes:
- a CDS encoding molybdopterin-dependent oxidoreductase; protein product: MDINKSACPYDCPDCCGLLITTENGRAIKVEGDPAHPFTRGTLCPKMAHYERTVHSPKRLLTPLKRVGAKGAGKFVPISWQEAVDEIASRWRGIIDRYGAEAILPYSYAGTMGTIQYSAGHALFYALGASSLDRTICAPAKADGYRSLMGGTLPTAPQEAQQSDYIVLWSISMLATDIHFKHDVDIARKNGAKIICVDTYETKTAQYADEFICVKPGSDGALALGVLHVLAREKLVDEAFIHQYVQGWEELQAQILPQYPPEKAAEITGLSVQVIESFARAFAAARAPFIRLGSGQSRYGNGAMTSRLITCLPAVVGAYAKAGGGLLTSSSGSHAFDKDIIRRPDMEKKGVRHINMIKLGDVLTDSTLQPPVKSLFVYSSNPACTAPDQNKVLAGLKRDDLFTVVHERFMTDTALYADIVLPATTSLEHEDIYYSYGQYVIQRGKQLIPSVGESRSNWQVMQLLAEAMGLDDEFFRQSETELVERFIASTDKSWPLPVDKESLAQGEPVELPLPENYKLDFKTPSGKIEILNPSLDRQLPDYLPPHLAKDKEEFILINSPDPRILDSSFNEREELTKGNIMVLLLNPADGQRLHLQDGDAVMAENTQGQAEFTVKLSARVQTGTVVSEGVWWRQHTAAGNTNLLTHQRTTDKAEGSTFYDVRVNLRKKVQ